Proteins encoded together in one Microbacterium oxydans window:
- a CDS encoding LpqB family beta-propeller domain-containing protein yields the protein MTRSTPGRLLRGAALALAALVLTACAGLPTSGGVSVGRELGQSSQDVDFLPVASGPITGAGPEGIVEGFLEAGITTSDSWATARKFLSPSLQRTWRPSAGVSVDSGTDTRTITSDVPADQVEDADTAEVQVMLDLVASVDEAGAYSEALGASNMPFTLQRMEDGEWRITQAPDGVVIDETRFVNVYDGYPLQYFDLSWSRLVSDMRWFPRSQSPATAVTRALIGGAPSDWLDSAVQNAFPVDVQLAQDAVPVVGQVAEVALTRPATGLDDTTLARMRTQLQATLKAAGVAITGVQFKVDGRSLDAGTVDVVEPTADIGTLVLQDGAFGRIVGDEITPIADISDDISAFEQPVRSIQVATDDSRAAVQLADGHVYLAGAGNPVELDARPGLIEPSLDPYGYTWTVPAGEPGAVKAIGSDGAAHDVAKAWPTASDISNLRVAADGTRVAAVITAGKQRWVVVAAVVRDSSGVPVEMGDIKQLIRIAEPAIDLVWFGPDRLGVLVDPSAPRLLTQMVGGPGAAEAAPTDAVAAAGARSAAGVRILGTGGQLFAHAGSAWREVASGVSVLGTRVGE from the coding sequence ATGACCCGATCGACACCGGGAAGGCTGCTGCGCGGTGCGGCGCTGGCACTCGCAGCACTGGTCCTGACCGCCTGCGCGGGGCTCCCGACCAGCGGCGGCGTCAGCGTCGGGCGGGAACTCGGCCAGTCCTCGCAGGACGTGGACTTCCTGCCCGTCGCGTCGGGGCCGATCACCGGTGCCGGCCCCGAGGGCATCGTCGAAGGCTTCCTGGAAGCGGGCATCACCACGTCGGACAGCTGGGCCACCGCGCGCAAGTTCCTCTCGCCGAGCCTGCAGCGCACCTGGCGGCCGTCTGCCGGGGTGTCGGTCGATTCCGGGACGGACACCCGCACGATCACCTCCGACGTCCCCGCGGATCAGGTCGAGGACGCGGACACCGCGGAGGTGCAGGTGATGCTGGACCTCGTCGCGAGCGTCGACGAGGCCGGCGCGTACTCGGAGGCGCTCGGAGCGTCGAACATGCCGTTCACGCTGCAGCGCATGGAAGACGGCGAATGGCGCATCACGCAAGCCCCGGACGGGGTCGTGATCGACGAGACGCGATTCGTCAACGTCTACGACGGATACCCCCTGCAGTACTTCGACCTCAGCTGGTCGCGACTCGTCTCCGACATGCGATGGTTCCCCCGGAGTCAGAGCCCCGCGACGGCGGTGACGCGCGCCCTGATCGGAGGAGCCCCCAGCGATTGGCTGGACTCCGCCGTGCAGAACGCCTTCCCCGTGGACGTGCAGCTGGCGCAGGATGCCGTCCCCGTCGTCGGCCAGGTCGCCGAGGTCGCCCTCACCCGCCCCGCCACCGGACTGGATGACACCACCCTCGCCCGCATGCGCACGCAGCTCCAGGCGACGCTCAAGGCGGCCGGCGTCGCGATCACCGGTGTGCAGTTTAAGGTGGACGGACGCAGTCTCGACGCCGGAACCGTGGACGTCGTCGAGCCGACCGCCGACATCGGCACGCTCGTGCTGCAGGACGGTGCCTTCGGGCGGATCGTGGGGGATGAGATCACGCCCATCGCCGACATCAGCGACGATATCTCCGCATTCGAGCAGCCCGTCCGCTCCATCCAGGTGGCGACCGACGACTCCCGCGCCGCCGTGCAGCTCGCGGACGGCCATGTGTACCTCGCCGGCGCGGGCAACCCCGTCGAACTCGATGCTCGGCCGGGCCTCATCGAACCGTCGCTCGACCCCTACGGCTATACCTGGACCGTGCCGGCGGGCGAGCCCGGAGCGGTGAAGGCCATCGGCAGCGATGGCGCGGCGCACGATGTCGCCAAGGCCTGGCCGACCGCGTCCGACATCTCGAACCTGCGGGTCGCCGCCGACGGCACCCGGGTCGCCGCCGTGATCACCGCCGGCAAGCAGCGCTGGGTCGTCGTGGCGGCCGTCGTGCGCGACTCCTCGGGCGTCCCGGTGGAGATGGGCGACATCAAACAGCTGATCCGGATCGCCGAGCCGGCGATCGATCTGGTGTGGTTCGGTCCGGACCGGCTGGGCGTCCTGGTCGATCCGAGCGCCCCACGGCTGCTCACTCAGATGGTCGGTGGTCCGGGAGCGGCCGAGGCGGCCCCGACCGACGCGGTGGCGGCTGCGGGAGCGCGCAGCGCGGCGGGCGTGCGCATCCTCGGCACGGGCGGACAGCTGTTCGCGCACGCGGGTTCGGCCTGGCGCGAGGTCGCTTCGGGAGTCTCGGTGCTCGGCACCCGCGTCGGGGAGTGA
- a CDS encoding FtsX-like permease family protein, translated as MTSTVERPETRTSDRSDSSARRPGRRARWRVAARLARRQLRRTLLSSTLIGTLVLLPIAAMTAYAIIGASMIGTAQERTTAELGRMEAWISVGGLPGSGFWQSPTDTTWTGYPDNSGNAPEGTPLTDPTSVLPSGTETIRVVESTVRVQTPDGVTGIPAWGGEVWDPRFEGRYEVVDGDTPRTGREILATPAALERLGTAIGDEVVLTDDERTYTVVGTLDSAVLSDATSALFFPASAGLSGDARWYLPDLSLSWPDVERLNEDGVVAYSRSVILDPPIISDETRGGWSGADDGALWTVVVVLVAGGLFAAYVVVMLAGAAFAVAARRQQRSLAVAASVGASTSDLRRIILLQGTALGAVSGVLGLALGVGAAALTMMLLADGSSTQFWGFHVPWLVLVGILAFSVLVGTASAALPARTVARSDTLSALRGARRPQTPRASRPIWGSILLLVGVALTIGSAFAVLAIGVTDLPWDSPLRTIPPFGIVIGPILVQLGILLSGRWLLWVTAKGLSSLSLAARIAARDAAANSSRTVPAFAAIAATVFIAVFAIGQISMQNAGTARYWMYTAPVGTLAIGLEETGSGAPLDDASADEAADAGIMLADGVRASGTAVISRQPEIWTYASSGDVPADEIRVIAVMPERHLLDPTAESSFTNGQNRPNPIAVISADEIDDALGGTLTSAQRAAYRDGAAIVTDSRYVTDGTIDVGAWTGREAYDGKMPNNIWTAWADGPPRSAPAWERKVDAVELDLPHQAVAVAIAPETAVEFGMEAQPSLVIASFDAPIPVEVRDRVQEQADALNTEEWVLAPYFENGPPSDTLWMIPILTAVGVLVLGASGVALSLARFERRPDDATLSAVGGTDGLRRRIGFWQGLIIAGFGTIAGAAAGVLPPIGFAIQSRGALLIQDMPWLVLALLAVALPLAIALVSWLVPPRKAELTRRTAIA; from the coding sequence ATGACCTCGACCGTCGAACGACCGGAGACGAGGACGTCCGACCGGTCGGACTCGTCCGCCCGACGGCCGGGCAGGCGAGCCCGCTGGCGCGTCGCCGCTCGGCTCGCCCGTCGGCAGCTGCGCCGCACTCTGCTGTCGAGCACGCTCATCGGCACGCTCGTCCTGCTCCCGATCGCGGCCATGACGGCCTACGCGATCATCGGAGCGAGCATGATCGGCACGGCACAGGAGCGCACGACCGCGGAACTGGGACGGATGGAGGCCTGGATCTCGGTCGGAGGCCTGCCGGGAAGCGGATTCTGGCAGTCCCCCACCGACACGACGTGGACGGGGTATCCCGACAACTCCGGCAATGCACCGGAGGGGACGCCGCTCACCGATCCGACCAGCGTGCTGCCGTCCGGCACCGAAACGATCCGCGTCGTCGAGTCCACCGTGCGCGTGCAGACCCCCGACGGCGTGACCGGAATACCCGCGTGGGGAGGCGAGGTCTGGGACCCGCGCTTCGAGGGACGCTACGAGGTCGTCGACGGGGACACCCCTCGGACCGGCCGCGAGATCCTGGCGACCCCGGCCGCGCTCGAGCGGCTCGGGACCGCGATCGGCGACGAGGTCGTCCTCACCGACGACGAGCGCACCTACACCGTCGTCGGAACCCTCGACTCCGCGGTCCTCTCCGATGCGACCTCCGCGCTCTTCTTCCCGGCGAGCGCCGGGCTCTCGGGCGACGCCCGCTGGTATCTCCCCGACCTGTCGCTCAGCTGGCCGGACGTCGAAAGGCTGAATGAGGACGGCGTGGTCGCGTACTCGCGGTCGGTGATCCTGGATCCGCCGATCATCTCGGACGAGACGAGGGGCGGGTGGTCCGGAGCAGACGACGGCGCCCTCTGGACGGTGGTCGTCGTCCTCGTCGCCGGCGGCCTCTTCGCGGCCTACGTCGTGGTGATGCTCGCCGGCGCGGCGTTCGCCGTCGCCGCGCGCCGACAGCAGCGATCCCTCGCGGTCGCCGCGAGCGTGGGAGCGTCGACCTCCGACCTCCGCCGGATCATCCTGCTCCAGGGGACCGCTCTCGGTGCTGTCTCCGGGGTGCTGGGTCTCGCCCTCGGCGTCGGCGCCGCCGCCCTCACGATGATGCTGCTCGCGGACGGGTCCTCGACCCAGTTCTGGGGGTTCCATGTCCCCTGGCTGGTGCTGGTGGGGATCCTGGCTTTCTCGGTGCTCGTCGGCACCGCCTCCGCCGCCCTCCCCGCGCGCACGGTGGCGCGCTCCGACACGCTCAGCGCCCTGCGCGGCGCCCGCCGTCCGCAGACGCCCCGCGCGTCGCGGCCGATCTGGGGATCGATCCTGCTGCTGGTCGGCGTCGCTCTCACGATCGGCAGCGCGTTCGCGGTGCTCGCGATCGGAGTCACGGATCTTCCCTGGGACTCGCCCCTGCGGACGATCCCGCCGTTCGGCATCGTGATCGGGCCGATCCTCGTGCAGCTCGGCATCCTGCTCTCCGGACGCTGGCTGCTCTGGGTCACCGCGAAAGGCCTGTCCAGCCTCAGCCTCGCGGCGCGCATCGCCGCGCGGGACGCCGCTGCGAACTCCTCCCGCACCGTTCCCGCCTTCGCCGCGATCGCCGCGACCGTGTTCATCGCCGTCTTCGCGATCGGGCAGATCTCCATGCAGAACGCGGGGACAGCTCGTTACTGGATGTACACGGCACCCGTGGGCACCCTCGCCATCGGCCTCGAGGAGACCGGATCGGGTGCGCCGCTCGACGACGCCAGCGCGGATGAGGCGGCGGACGCCGGCATCATGCTCGCGGACGGCGTGAGGGCATCAGGCACGGCCGTCATCTCCCGTCAGCCGGAGATCTGGACGTACGCCAGCTCCGGCGACGTCCCCGCCGACGAGATCAGGGTCATCGCGGTGATGCCGGAGCGTCATCTGCTCGACCCGACCGCCGAGTCCTCCTTCACGAACGGACAGAACCGGCCGAACCCGATCGCGGTGATCTCCGCCGATGAGATCGACGACGCCCTCGGCGGCACGCTGACCTCCGCCCAGCGCGCCGCCTATCGGGACGGCGCCGCGATCGTCACCGATTCCCGCTACGTCACGGACGGCACGATCGACGTCGGCGCGTGGACGGGCAGAGAGGCCTACGACGGCAAGATGCCGAACAACATCTGGACCGCCTGGGCCGACGGCCCGCCGCGCAGCGCCCCGGCCTGGGAGCGGAAGGTCGACGCCGTCGAACTCGATCTCCCCCACCAGGCCGTCGCCGTGGCGATCGCCCCGGAGACCGCCGTGGAGTTCGGCATGGAAGCCCAGCCGTCCCTCGTGATCGCGTCGTTCGACGCCCCCATCCCGGTGGAGGTGCGCGACCGGGTGCAGGAGCAGGCGGACGCGCTGAACACCGAGGAGTGGGTCCTCGCGCCGTACTTCGAGAACGGTCCTCCCAGCGACACGCTCTGGATGATCCCGATCCTGACGGCTGTCGGCGTGCTCGTCCTGGGAGCGAGCGGCGTCGCGCTGAGCCTCGCCCGCTTCGAGCGCCGCCCCGACGACGCGACGCTCTCCGCCGTGGGCGGTACCGATGGGCTCCGTCGGAGGATCGGGTTCTGGCAGGGACTCATCATCGCCGGGTTCGGCACGATCGCGGGAGCCGCGGCGGGCGTGCTGCCGCCCATCGGGTTCGCGATCCAGTCGCGAGGCGCCCTGCTGATCCAGGACATGCCGTGGCTGGTGCTCGCTCTGCTCGCCGTCGCCCTCCCGCTCGCGATCGCACTGGTCAGCTGGCTCGTTCCCCCGAGGAAGGCGGAGCTGACGCGGCGGACCGCGATCGCCTGA
- the hpf gene encoding ribosome hibernation-promoting factor, HPF/YfiA family → METSIVGVGVGITDRFRTVVEEKIAKIQMLASRAQRLDVKVTHRVYRNGRVPDETVELTLVGKGPVVRAEATDGDKFVALDLAVDKMSEQLRRAKEKRVDGRQHPRGAHFEKGSGALEGIDVQPASADILHAVATGSVPVQKTEDEEYSPVVIRTKSFDAEWMTVEEAVDRMELVGHDFFLFVDVRTDHPSVVYRRKGWDYGVIALSTQAPPSEALAS, encoded by the coding sequence ATGGAAACAAGCATCGTTGGCGTCGGAGTGGGTATCACCGATCGCTTCCGAACCGTTGTCGAAGAGAAGATCGCCAAGATCCAGATGCTCGCGTCCCGAGCGCAGCGCCTGGATGTCAAGGTCACCCATCGCGTGTATCGCAACGGCCGGGTGCCCGATGAGACCGTCGAGCTGACACTGGTCGGCAAGGGCCCGGTCGTCCGTGCGGAAGCGACCGACGGCGACAAGTTCGTGGCTCTCGACCTCGCGGTCGACAAGATGTCCGAGCAGCTGCGTCGCGCCAAGGAGAAGCGAGTCGATGGTCGACAGCACCCGCGCGGCGCCCACTTCGAGAAGGGCAGTGGAGCGCTCGAGGGCATCGATGTCCAGCCGGCATCGGCTGACATCCTGCACGCGGTCGCGACCGGCAGCGTGCCGGTGCAGAAGACCGAGGACGAGGAGTACTCGCCCGTCGTCATCCGCACGAAGAGCTTCGACGCCGAGTGGATGACCGTCGAGGAGGCGGTCGACCGGATGGAGCTGGTCGGACACGACTTCTTCCTGTTCGTCGATGTGCGCACCGATCACCCGAGTGTCGTCTACCGCCGCAAGGGCTGGGACTACGGCGTGATCGCCCTGAGCACTCAGGCTCCGCCGTCGGAGGCTCTCGCCTCCTGA
- a CDS encoding ABC transporter ATP-binding protein, whose protein sequence is MSDETVLSLVGVTQQYGHGATAVSALSGVDLEVRRGELVAVMGASGSGKSTLLAIAGGLARPTTGEVVIEGAFLSEQSAADVARLRRRSLGFVFQDFNLIPTLTAIENVTLPLELDGFRTRVARRAGKDALQSVGLADKLDSYPDDLSGGQQQRVAIARAVVGGRRLILADEPTGALDSVTGELVLRMLRGRVDAGAAGILVTHEARHAAFADRIVFLRDGRIVDETRRDAAEVLLSGTGR, encoded by the coding sequence GTGAGCGACGAGACGGTCCTGAGCCTCGTCGGGGTGACCCAGCAGTACGGTCACGGCGCCACGGCGGTGTCCGCCCTCTCGGGTGTCGATCTCGAGGTCCGCCGCGGGGAGCTCGTCGCCGTCATGGGTGCCTCCGGCTCCGGCAAGTCGACGCTGCTCGCCATCGCCGGCGGTCTGGCCCGGCCCACCACCGGCGAGGTCGTCATCGAGGGCGCGTTCCTCAGCGAGCAGAGCGCGGCGGACGTCGCCCGCCTGCGTCGGCGGTCGCTCGGGTTCGTGTTCCAGGACTTCAACCTGATCCCGACGCTCACCGCCATCGAGAACGTGACCCTCCCTCTGGAGCTCGACGGCTTCCGCACGCGGGTCGCACGCCGCGCGGGAAAGGACGCGCTGCAGTCCGTCGGCCTGGCGGACAAGCTCGACTCCTACCCGGACGATCTCTCCGGCGGTCAGCAGCAGCGCGTCGCGATCGCCCGCGCCGTGGTCGGAGGACGACGGCTCATCCTCGCCGACGAGCCGACCGGGGCGCTGGACTCCGTCACCGGCGAACTCGTGCTCCGGATGCTCCGCGGGCGCGTGGATGCGGGTGCGGCGGGCATCCTCGTCACGCATGAGGCGCGCCATGCGGCCTTCGCCGACCGGATCGTGTTCCTCCGAGACGGGAGGATCGTCGACGAGACCCGGCGTGACGCCGCCGAGGTGCTGCTGAGCGGGACCGGCCGATGA
- a CDS encoding ComF family protein gives MPFAAALPFQGVGARCIRRLKDEGDTFLARPLGAVLAPLLTPRVTPSTWVVPVPTARRAFRRRGYRVPELLIRGARADPQRLLSVTTSAADQRGLGARAREENVRGTMRARRRGDGAEAVIVDDVVTTGATLDEAARTLEAAGFRVVAAVALAATPSRAGFG, from the coding sequence ATGCCGTTCGCCGCGGCGCTCCCGTTCCAGGGCGTCGGCGCCCGCTGCATCCGCAGGCTCAAGGACGAGGGGGACACGTTCCTCGCTCGTCCGCTCGGTGCGGTCCTCGCTCCGCTCCTGACGCCGCGCGTGACGCCGAGCACCTGGGTCGTGCCCGTCCCGACCGCGCGGAGGGCGTTCCGCCGCCGCGGTTATCGGGTGCCGGAACTGCTCATCCGCGGTGCACGGGCCGATCCGCAGCGTCTGCTGTCGGTGACGACGAGCGCCGCCGATCAGCGGGGCCTCGGCGCGCGGGCACGGGAGGAGAACGTGCGCGGCACGATGCGCGCACGACGGCGGGGAGACGGGGCTGAGGCGGTGATCGTGGACGACGTCGTGACCACCGGGGCGACGCTCGACGAGGCCGCGCGGACCCTCGAGGCCGCCGGCTTCCGTGTCGTGGCGGCGGTCGCGCTCGCCGCCACGCCGAGCCGCGCCGGATTCGGATGA
- the secA gene encoding preprotein translocase subunit SecA gives MANPLEKLLRAGEGRVIRRLNQVVKAVGALEEDISKLTDDELRNETTELRARYEKGETLDQLMPEAFAAVREAAKRTLGMRAYDVQVMGGAALHLGNIAEMKTGEGKTLVATLPAYLNAIAGKGVHVITVNDFLASYQAELMGRVFRALGMTTGIIVSGQTPAVRREQYAADITYGTNNEFGFDYLRDNMAWRKEDLVQREHFFAIVDEVDSILIDEARTPLIISGPSSGEANRWFAEFAKIARTLEVGEDYEVDEKKRTVGVLEPGIEKVEDYLGIDNLYESANTPLISFLNNSIKALALFKKDTDYVVMNDEVMIVDEHTGRILVGRRYNEGIHQAIEAKEGVPVKAENQTLATVTLQNYFRLYDKLAGMTGTAETEAAEFMSTYKLGVIPIPTNRPMIRKDQSDLVYKNETAKFAQVVEDIAERHAEGQPVLVGTVSVEKSEYLSRLLAKKGIKHEVLNAKNHAREAEIVARAGRLGAVTVATNMAGRGTDIMLGGNAEFLAVQELKGKGLDPVETPEEYEIAWDETYESMKSVVAEEAEKVIEAGGLYVLGTERHESRRIDNQLRGRSGRQGDPGESRFYLSLTDDLMRLFQSGAAEAILSRTNFPDDVPIESGLVSRAIRSAQSQVESRNAEMRKNVLKYDDVLNRQREAIYADRRHILQGDDIADRVQHFIEDAISGVVRDHTGEGHNESWDFDALWTELKTLYPVGVTIDEVVSEAAGRKGGITAEGLTRELLSDAKIAYETREESLGEAATRELERRVVLQVLDRRWRDHLYEMDYLKDGIGLRAMAQRDPLIEYQREGYAMFQSMMGQIKEESVGYLYNLEVEVRRAGDSDTAEVEAKGLASDGGEQRLEYSAANDAGEVEVRNDRGQVQQAATDRVRQAAARAQAPQPEPEEAPRGAFGQRTEPTAPAAGNREQRRAQGKKKK, from the coding sequence GTGGCCAATCCTCTTGAGAAGCTGCTGCGCGCTGGCGAGGGGCGGGTCATCCGCCGCCTGAATCAGGTCGTCAAGGCAGTGGGAGCGCTGGAAGAGGACATCTCCAAGCTCACCGACGACGAGCTGCGCAACGAGACCACGGAGCTGCGTGCCCGCTACGAGAAGGGCGAGACGCTCGACCAGCTGATGCCCGAGGCGTTCGCCGCGGTGCGCGAGGCCGCCAAGCGCACGCTCGGCATGCGCGCCTACGACGTGCAGGTCATGGGTGGCGCCGCGCTGCATCTCGGCAACATCGCCGAGATGAAGACCGGTGAGGGCAAGACACTCGTCGCGACGCTGCCGGCCTACCTGAACGCGATCGCCGGCAAGGGCGTCCACGTCATCACGGTCAACGACTTCCTCGCCAGCTACCAGGCCGAGCTCATGGGGCGCGTGTTCCGCGCGCTCGGCATGACCACCGGCATCATCGTCTCCGGGCAGACGCCCGCCGTCCGCCGCGAGCAGTACGCGGCCGACATCACCTACGGCACGAACAACGAGTTCGGCTTCGACTACCTGCGCGACAACATGGCCTGGCGCAAGGAAGACCTCGTCCAGCGCGAGCACTTCTTCGCGATCGTCGACGAGGTCGACTCGATCCTCATCGACGAGGCCCGCACGCCGCTCATCATCTCCGGTCCGTCGTCGGGCGAGGCCAACCGCTGGTTCGCCGAGTTCGCGAAGATCGCCCGCACCCTCGAGGTCGGCGAGGACTACGAGGTCGACGAGAAGAAGCGCACCGTCGGCGTGCTCGAGCCCGGCATCGAGAAGGTCGAGGACTACCTCGGCATCGACAATCTCTACGAGTCCGCGAACACCCCGCTGATCTCCTTCCTCAACAACTCGATCAAGGCCCTGGCCCTGTTCAAGAAGGACACCGACTACGTCGTGATGAACGACGAGGTCATGATCGTCGACGAGCACACCGGCCGCATCCTGGTCGGACGCCGCTACAACGAGGGCATCCACCAGGCCATCGAGGCCAAGGAGGGCGTGCCGGTCAAGGCCGAGAACCAGACCCTCGCCACCGTCACGCTGCAGAACTACTTCCGCCTCTACGACAAGCTCGCCGGCATGACCGGTACGGCCGAGACCGAGGCCGCCGAGTTCATGTCGACCTACAAGCTCGGCGTCATCCCGATCCCGACCAACCGACCGATGATCCGCAAGGACCAGTCGGACCTCGTGTACAAGAACGAGACCGCGAAGTTCGCGCAGGTCGTCGAGGACATCGCCGAGCGTCACGCCGAGGGTCAGCCGGTGCTGGTCGGAACCGTGAGCGTCGAGAAGAGCGAATACCTCTCGCGCCTGCTCGCCAAGAAGGGCATCAAGCACGAGGTCCTCAACGCGAAGAACCACGCACGCGAGGCCGAGATCGTCGCCCGCGCCGGCCGTCTGGGCGCCGTCACCGTCGCCACGAACATGGCCGGACGAGGCACGGACATCATGCTCGGCGGAAACGCCGAGTTCCTCGCGGTCCAGGAGCTCAAGGGCAAGGGCCTCGACCCCGTGGAGACGCCCGAGGAATACGAGATCGCCTGGGACGAGACCTACGAGTCGATGAAGTCCGTCGTCGCGGAGGAGGCCGAGAAGGTCATCGAGGCCGGTGGCCTCTACGTGCTCGGCACCGAGCGTCACGAGTCCCGCCGCATCGACAACCAGCTGCGAGGCCGTTCCGGACGTCAGGGCGACCCCGGTGAGAGCCGCTTCTACCTGAGCCTCACCGACGACCTGATGCGCCTGTTCCAGTCGGGTGCCGCCGAGGCGATCCTGTCGCGCACGAACTTCCCGGACGATGTGCCGATCGAGTCGGGCCTGGTGTCCCGTGCGATCCGCAGCGCCCAGTCGCAGGTCGAGTCGCGCAACGCCGAAATGCGCAAGAACGTCCTCAAGTACGACGACGTCCTGAACCGTCAGCGCGAGGCGATCTACGCCGACCGCCGCCACATCCTCCAGGGCGACGACATCGCCGACCGCGTGCAGCACTTCATCGAGGATGCGATCTCCGGTGTCGTCCGCGACCACACCGGCGAGGGTCACAACGAGAGCTGGGACTTCGACGCGCTCTGGACCGAGCTCAAGACCCTCTACCCGGTCGGCGTCACGATCGACGAGGTCGTCTCGGAGGCCGCCGGTCGCAAGGGCGGCATCACGGCCGAGGGGCTGACCCGTGAGCTCCTCTCCGACGCGAAGATCGCCTACGAGACGCGCGAGGAGTCCCTCGGCGAGGCGGCGACCCGCGAGCTCGAGCGTCGCGTGGTGCTCCAGGTGCTCGACCGCCGCTGGCGCGACCACCTCTACGAGATGGACTACCTCAAGGACGGCATCGGCCTGCGTGCCATGGCGCAGCGCGACCCGCTCATCGAGTACCAGCGCGAGGGCTACGCGATGTTCCAGTCCATGATGGGGCAGATCAAGGAGGAGTCGGTCGGCTACCTCTACAACCTCGAGGTCGAGGTGCGCCGTGCCGGTGACTCGGACACCGCCGAGGTCGAGGCGAAGGGACTCGCCTCCGACGGCGGCGAGCAGCGTCTCGAGTACTCCGCCGCGAACGACGCCGGTGAGGTCGAGGTCCGCAACGATCGCGGGCAGGTGCAGCAGGCGGCCACCGATCGGGTGCGCCAGGCGGCTGCGCGTGCGCAGGCTCCCCAGCCCGAGCCCGAAGAGGCCCCTCGCGGTGCTTTCGGGCAGCGGACGGAGCCCACGGCGCCCGCCGCCGGCAACCGTGAGCAGCGTCGCGCGCAGGGCAAGAAGAAGAAGTAG
- a CDS encoding PadR family transcriptional regulator: MSVRQSLLAILDQGPCYGYQLRHEFDRRTGSTWPLNVGQIYNTLERLERDGLVQRGDADEHGHIYWEITDEGSAEVAQWLSSPVVRTQATRDELAIKLAVAATLPGVDVAAVIQAQRTASLRQLQSLQRAKYAGGDADGPEELAWALVVDSMIFAAEAEVRWLDHTEQRLALHPQHAMALELATERPKRGRPAKAGAALADAEPSL; this comes from the coding sequence ATGTCGGTACGCCAGAGCCTTCTCGCCATCCTCGACCAGGGTCCCTGCTACGGCTACCAGCTGCGGCACGAGTTCGACCGCCGCACGGGATCCACCTGGCCCCTCAACGTCGGGCAGATCTACAACACGCTCGAACGGCTCGAACGCGACGGCCTCGTGCAGCGCGGAGACGCCGACGAGCACGGGCACATCTACTGGGAGATCACGGACGAGGGCTCCGCCGAGGTCGCGCAGTGGCTCTCCTCCCCCGTCGTGCGCACGCAGGCGACCCGCGACGAGCTGGCGATCAAGCTCGCGGTCGCCGCCACGCTGCCCGGCGTCGATGTCGCCGCGGTCATCCAGGCGCAGCGCACCGCGTCCCTCCGTCAGCTGCAGTCCCTCCAGCGCGCCAAGTACGCGGGCGGCGATGCGGACGGGCCCGAGGAGCTCGCCTGGGCACTGGTCGTCGACTCCATGATCTTCGCCGCGGAGGCCGAGGTGCGCTGGCTCGACCACACGGAGCAGCGACTCGCCCTGCACCCGCAGCATGCGATGGCGCTCGAGCTCGCGACCGAGCGTCCCAAGCGCGGTCGACCGGCGAAGGCCGGAGCTGCGCTCGCGGATGCCGAGCCCTCGCTGTGA